The following proteins come from a genomic window of Astatotilapia calliptera chromosome 11, fAstCal1.2, whole genome shotgun sequence:
- the zp3d.2 gene encoding zona pellucida sperm-binding protein 3d.2 isoform X3, whose product MRRASSAVTANLPPFRILCCMSLGFPGMLYLPFLLLLPVFASTKAGTAAHRPSEQTAQVMRKVPRRETPTLLPPPYLHLPMFVDSQVPLVDKEYFSPLRGTGVEPLPERVRDVLLPIPPKSTPPSVSDVSVKTTCKRTKMQVQVERSLLGTGEARSQLKLGTCTASKSTRDYLYFEYGLGMCGTKRTIIDNQVVYSNTLRYDPPRPIRRVVPFNLPVSCYFNRYQYTYKIGYIPKVPIRRLFKRVKNGAKFSLTPRNAKWERLSPSGQYVLGKPMYFQAEALPMSHDERLYIHSCYATPEKSHTFTLRFPVVRNFGCMVESKGGRSRFIPYRNDAVRFSVDAFLFKGMMGQQLYMHCIMSVGSSVPTPTAKSCNYDTKARRWAELYGSDTVCSCCDSNCSSAASNETQIISSRPWTIEPKAKAIGSLKRNTISTKTTAAPESVMTEWRWTSQPVVTAALPMDKVEKTVKDLDWPFGGGGVMWTEEEVRGAMSWSQKRRRKC is encoded by the exons ATGAGGAGAGCATCATCAGCCGTGACAGCCAACCTTCCGCCCTTTCGGATACTTTGTTGTATGTCACTGGGATTTCCGGGCATGCTTTACCTACCTTTCCTTCTCTTGCTGCCCGTGTTTGCGTCCACTAAAGCGGGGACAGCGGCCCATCGGCCTTCGGAGCAGACAGCGCAGGTGATGAGAAAAGTTCCCCGGAGAGAAACGCCGACTCTCCTTCCGCCGCCGTACCTCCACCTCCCGATGTTTGTGGACTCTCAAGTGCCGCTGGTGGATAAGGAGTACTTCTCTCCGCTCAGGGGCACGGGAGTGGAGCCTCTGCCCGAGCGCGTCCGGGACGTCCTGCTCCCTATTCCGCCCAAATCCACTCCGCCCAGCGTCTCGGATGTTTCCGTGAAGACTACGTGTAAGCGGACAAAGATGCAAGTCCAGGTGGAGAGGAGCCTTCTGGGAACGGGTGAAGCCCGGTCTCAGCTCAAGCTGGGGACGTGCACAGCCAGCAAATCCACGAGGGATTACCTTTATTTTGAGTATGGCCTCGGTATGTGTGGAACCAAGCGCACG ATCATTGATAACCAGGTTGTCTATTCAAACACACTTCGTTACGACCCACCGAGACCAATCAGGCGAGTGGTGCCCTTCAACCTACCTGTGTCATGTTATTTTAACAG GTACCAATACACCTACAAAATTGGCTACATACCAAAGGTGCCCATACGCAGGCTCTTCAAACGAGTAAAGAACGGAGCTAAATTCAGTCTGACGCCACGAAACG CGAAGTGGGAAAGGCTGTCCCCATCAGGTCAGTACGTGCTCGGAAAGCCCATGTACTTTCAGGCCGAGGCCCTGCCCATGTCCCACGATGAAAGACTATACATCCACTCGTGTTATGCCACTCCAGAGAAGTCCCACACATTCACGCTTAGATTCCCTGTTGTGAGAAACTTTGG ATGTATGGTTGAAAGCAAAGGCGGGCGCTCCAGGTTCATCCCGTACAGAAACGATGCTGTGAGATTCTCTGTGGATGCGTTCCTGTTCAAGGGAATGATGGGCCAG cagctgtaCATGCACTGCATCATGTCTGTGGGCAGTTCGGTGCCTACACCCACAGCCAAGTCCTGCAACTACGACACAAAGGCCAGAAG ATGGGCTGAGCTGTATGgatcagacacagtgtgcagcTGCTGTGACTCCAACTGTAGCTCTGCTGCATCCAATG AGACTCAAATAATCAGCAGTCGGCCGTGGACCATAGAACCTAAAGCGAAAGCCATCGGCTCCCTGAAGAGGAACACGATCTCCACCAAAACAACAGCGGCACCGGAGTCAGTCATGACTGAGTGGAGGTGGACGTCACAGCCGGTGGTGACAGCAGCACTTCCGATGGATAAGGTGGAGAAAACGGTGAAGGATTTGGATTGGCCGTTTGGAGGTGGTGGAGTGATGTGGACTGAGGAGGAAG TGAGGGGTGCAATGAGTTGGagccaaaaaagaagaagaaaatgttag
- the zp3d.2 gene encoding zona pellucida sperm-binding protein 3d.2 isoform X1 has product MRRASSAVTANLPPFRILCCMSLGFPGMLYLPFLLLLPVFASTKAGTAAHRPSEQTAQVMRKVPRRETPTLLPPPYLHLPMFVDSQVPLVDKEYFSPLRGTGVEPLPERVRDVLLPIPPKSTPPSVSDVSVKTTCKRTKMQVQVERSLLGTGEARSQLKLGTCTASKSTRDYLYFEYGLGMCGTKRTIIDNQVVYSNTLRYDPPRPIRRVVPFNLPVSCYFNRYQYTYKIGYIPKVPIRRLFKRVKNGAKFSLTPRNAKWERLSPSGQYVLGKPMYFQAEALPMSHDERLYIHSCYATPEKSHTFTLRFPVVRNFGCMVESKGGRSRFIPYRNDAVRFSVDAFLFKGMMGQQLYMHCIMSVGSSVPTPTAKSCNYDTKARRWAELYGSDTVCSCCDSNCSSAASNETQIISSRPWTIEPKAKAIGSLKRNTISTKTTAAPESVMTEWRWTSQPVVTAALPMDKVEKTVKDLDWPFGGGGVMWTEEEGEKKQGKGSASVEEVIAEPRRIFEEIFDFDK; this is encoded by the exons ATGAGGAGAGCATCATCAGCCGTGACAGCCAACCTTCCGCCCTTTCGGATACTTTGTTGTATGTCACTGGGATTTCCGGGCATGCTTTACCTACCTTTCCTTCTCTTGCTGCCCGTGTTTGCGTCCACTAAAGCGGGGACAGCGGCCCATCGGCCTTCGGAGCAGACAGCGCAGGTGATGAGAAAAGTTCCCCGGAGAGAAACGCCGACTCTCCTTCCGCCGCCGTACCTCCACCTCCCGATGTTTGTGGACTCTCAAGTGCCGCTGGTGGATAAGGAGTACTTCTCTCCGCTCAGGGGCACGGGAGTGGAGCCTCTGCCCGAGCGCGTCCGGGACGTCCTGCTCCCTATTCCGCCCAAATCCACTCCGCCCAGCGTCTCGGATGTTTCCGTGAAGACTACGTGTAAGCGGACAAAGATGCAAGTCCAGGTGGAGAGGAGCCTTCTGGGAACGGGTGAAGCCCGGTCTCAGCTCAAGCTGGGGACGTGCACAGCCAGCAAATCCACGAGGGATTACCTTTATTTTGAGTATGGCCTCGGTATGTGTGGAACCAAGCGCACG ATCATTGATAACCAGGTTGTCTATTCAAACACACTTCGTTACGACCCACCGAGACCAATCAGGCGAGTGGTGCCCTTCAACCTACCTGTGTCATGTTATTTTAACAG GTACCAATACACCTACAAAATTGGCTACATACCAAAGGTGCCCATACGCAGGCTCTTCAAACGAGTAAAGAACGGAGCTAAATTCAGTCTGACGCCACGAAACG CGAAGTGGGAAAGGCTGTCCCCATCAGGTCAGTACGTGCTCGGAAAGCCCATGTACTTTCAGGCCGAGGCCCTGCCCATGTCCCACGATGAAAGACTATACATCCACTCGTGTTATGCCACTCCAGAGAAGTCCCACACATTCACGCTTAGATTCCCTGTTGTGAGAAACTTTGG ATGTATGGTTGAAAGCAAAGGCGGGCGCTCCAGGTTCATCCCGTACAGAAACGATGCTGTGAGATTCTCTGTGGATGCGTTCCTGTTCAAGGGAATGATGGGCCAG cagctgtaCATGCACTGCATCATGTCTGTGGGCAGTTCGGTGCCTACACCCACAGCCAAGTCCTGCAACTACGACACAAAGGCCAGAAG ATGGGCTGAGCTGTATGgatcagacacagtgtgcagcTGCTGTGACTCCAACTGTAGCTCTGCTGCATCCAATG AGACTCAAATAATCAGCAGTCGGCCGTGGACCATAGAACCTAAAGCGAAAGCCATCGGCTCCCTGAAGAGGAACACGATCTCCACCAAAACAACAGCGGCACCGGAGTCAGTCATGACTGAGTGGAGGTGGACGTCACAGCCGGTGGTGACAGCAGCACTTCCGATGGATAAGGTGGAGAAAACGGTGAAGGATTTGGATTGGCCGTTTGGAGGTGGTGGAGTGATGTGGACTGAGGAGGAAGGTGAGAAGAAGCAGGGGAAGGGCTCTGCTTCTGTGGAGGAGGTGATCGCAGAACCCCGCCGGATATTTGAagaaatatttgattttgaCAAATAA
- the zp3d.2 gene encoding zona pellucida sperm-binding protein 3d.2 isoform X2 — protein sequence MRRASSAVTANLPPFRILCCMSLGFPGMLYLPFLLLLPVFASTKAGTAAHRPSEQTAQVMRKVPRRETPTLLPPPYLHLPMFVDSQVPLVDKEYFSPLRGTGVEPLPERVRDVLLPIPPKSTPPSVSDVSVKTTCKRTKMQVQVERSLLGTGEARSQLKLGTCTASKSTRDYLYFEYGLGMCGTKRTIIDNQVVYSNTLRYDPPRPIRRVVPFNLPVSCYFNRYQYTYKIGYIPKVPIRRLFKRVKNGAKFSLTPRNAKWERLSPSGQYVLGKPMYFQAEALPMSHDERLYIHSCYATPEKSHTFTLRFPVVRNFGCMVESKGGRSRFIPYRNDAVRFSVDAFLFKGMMGQLYMHCIMSVGSSVPTPTAKSCNYDTKARRWAELYGSDTVCSCCDSNCSSAASNETQIISSRPWTIEPKAKAIGSLKRNTISTKTTAAPESVMTEWRWTSQPVVTAALPMDKVEKTVKDLDWPFGGGGVMWTEEEGEKKQGKGSASVEEVIAEPRRIFEEIFDFDK from the exons ATGAGGAGAGCATCATCAGCCGTGACAGCCAACCTTCCGCCCTTTCGGATACTTTGTTGTATGTCACTGGGATTTCCGGGCATGCTTTACCTACCTTTCCTTCTCTTGCTGCCCGTGTTTGCGTCCACTAAAGCGGGGACAGCGGCCCATCGGCCTTCGGAGCAGACAGCGCAGGTGATGAGAAAAGTTCCCCGGAGAGAAACGCCGACTCTCCTTCCGCCGCCGTACCTCCACCTCCCGATGTTTGTGGACTCTCAAGTGCCGCTGGTGGATAAGGAGTACTTCTCTCCGCTCAGGGGCACGGGAGTGGAGCCTCTGCCCGAGCGCGTCCGGGACGTCCTGCTCCCTATTCCGCCCAAATCCACTCCGCCCAGCGTCTCGGATGTTTCCGTGAAGACTACGTGTAAGCGGACAAAGATGCAAGTCCAGGTGGAGAGGAGCCTTCTGGGAACGGGTGAAGCCCGGTCTCAGCTCAAGCTGGGGACGTGCACAGCCAGCAAATCCACGAGGGATTACCTTTATTTTGAGTATGGCCTCGGTATGTGTGGAACCAAGCGCACG ATCATTGATAACCAGGTTGTCTATTCAAACACACTTCGTTACGACCCACCGAGACCAATCAGGCGAGTGGTGCCCTTCAACCTACCTGTGTCATGTTATTTTAACAG GTACCAATACACCTACAAAATTGGCTACATACCAAAGGTGCCCATACGCAGGCTCTTCAAACGAGTAAAGAACGGAGCTAAATTCAGTCTGACGCCACGAAACG CGAAGTGGGAAAGGCTGTCCCCATCAGGTCAGTACGTGCTCGGAAAGCCCATGTACTTTCAGGCCGAGGCCCTGCCCATGTCCCACGATGAAAGACTATACATCCACTCGTGTTATGCCACTCCAGAGAAGTCCCACACATTCACGCTTAGATTCCCTGTTGTGAGAAACTTTGG ATGTATGGTTGAAAGCAAAGGCGGGCGCTCCAGGTTCATCCCGTACAGAAACGATGCTGTGAGATTCTCTGTGGATGCGTTCCTGTTCAAGGGAATGATGGGCCAG ctgtaCATGCACTGCATCATGTCTGTGGGCAGTTCGGTGCCTACACCCACAGCCAAGTCCTGCAACTACGACACAAAGGCCAGAAG ATGGGCTGAGCTGTATGgatcagacacagtgtgcagcTGCTGTGACTCCAACTGTAGCTCTGCTGCATCCAATG AGACTCAAATAATCAGCAGTCGGCCGTGGACCATAGAACCTAAAGCGAAAGCCATCGGCTCCCTGAAGAGGAACACGATCTCCACCAAAACAACAGCGGCACCGGAGTCAGTCATGACTGAGTGGAGGTGGACGTCACAGCCGGTGGTGACAGCAGCACTTCCGATGGATAAGGTGGAGAAAACGGTGAAGGATTTGGATTGGCCGTTTGGAGGTGGTGGAGTGATGTGGACTGAGGAGGAAGGTGAGAAGAAGCAGGGGAAGGGCTCTGCTTCTGTGGAGGAGGTGATCGCAGAACCCCGCCGGATATTTGAagaaatatttgattttgaCAAATAA